TCAGCACACGCTCGCGCATCTGAAAGAGCGGCGTGCTCAAGCCGATGCCACCCGGATAGTTGTCGTACAGAAACACGTACGCCTCAGCCCCACCCGTACCTGGACCGCCGCTGTCGATCGACAGGCCGAGGTCTTGTCGATCGCACATCAGGAGCAGTTGCGCAATCGCGCGCATCGCCGTGGCCAAGCCGCCAACGCCGTCCCGCCGGTCATCAGCAGAGTACGGCAGCGAGCCAAGTACCTCTCCGGGGATCCGGAGCCAGTACGACGTCGTGTGCATCGGCTGTTCCGGCAGATCCAGCTCGCCAGAGCCCACATTCTCGCTCGTGTAAAAGCGAATCTTCTTGAAGCCGACCACGCGTGAGACGACGTGCACGTCACCGTGCGCATGGCTCGCGGCCGTGACCGTGCTCTCCTCGGCCTCATCGAGAATCGTCACCTTCGTGTACGTAATGGCATCCGTGTAGTAGTCGCAGTCCACGTCGCGGACATACGCTTTTCGCCCTTCGATGTCGAGACGCTCCACCTGATAGAGCTGACCTTCCACGATGTAGATGGCCTTTTCGTGCAACGTTGAAAACGCGCTCGTATAGTCTGTCTCGCCGATCACCTGGGGCGCGGCGCCGGTCGTGTCGACCACGACGAAGTTGTCCGACGAGACCGAGCGTAAGCTGACGGCGTCGGCTGGGTACGACTCGTCGGTCCAATGCCACCGTCCGTCGGCCTCGTGCACGAAGCCCTCCTCGGCGAGCACGCCGAGGACATCCTGCGTTGGAGCCGTCGTCCCGCCAAACTGTTCGTCGGTTGAAAATGGAAGCTCGAATGCCGCGCATTTGAGATGATCGACGAAGATGTGCGGATTGTCTGGATTGACGAGGGCATGTTCCGGCGACGACTCGAAGAAATAGTCCGGGTGCCGGACGATGAACTGATCGAGCGGCGCGCTCGACGCGACGAGCACCGCAGCGGAACGCCCGGAACGACGGCCCGCACGTCCAGCGCGCTGCCACGTGGAGGCAATCGTCCCCGGGTAGCCCGCCATGACGCAGACATCGAGCGCCCCGATGTCGATGCCGAGCTCGAGCGCGTTGGTGGACACCACCGCACGCACGACGCCGTCGCGTAGCCCCCGCTCGATTTCCCGCCGCCGCTGCGGAAGGTAGCCGCCACGATATCCGCGCACCGGATCAACCGTGCCAGGCAGCCCAGGCACGGCGTCCTTCAGATAGGTTGTCAGGATCTCGGTCGCCAGGCGACTCTGGGCAAAGACGATGATCTGGAGATGACGCTTGAGGAATTCGAGCGCCGCGCGCCGCGTCTCGGCGAGATAGGAGCGGCGAATACCCAGCTGCGCGTTGACGACCGGAGGGTTGACGAAGACGAACAGCTTCTCACCATGCGGCGCGCCGTTCTGGTCCACGAGCACGAACTCGCGGTCGGTCAGCCGCGACGCGAGCTCGCGGGGGTTGGCGATGGTTGCCGATGCGCAAATGAACACCGGGCTCGAGCCGTAGTGACGACAGATGCGCTGCAAGCGCCGCATGATGTTGGCGAGGTGGCTGCCAAACACGCCACGGTACGCGTGCAGCTCGTCGATGACCACGTAGCGCAGGTTCTCGAACAGCTTCGCCCAGCGCGGATGATGCGGCAGGATGCCCGAATGCAGCATGTCGGGGTTGCTGAGCACCACGTGCGCCTTCGTGCGAATCGATCGGCGCGCGTCCTGCGGCGTGTCACCGTCGTAGGTGTGCACGCCAATCTCCATATCCGCCCCGTCGCCGACGAGCGAGGCGAGGCCATGCAGCTCCGCGAGCTGGTCCTGCGCCAGTGCCTTCGTCGGGAAGAGGTACAGCGCTCGTGCCGAGGCGTCGCGCAGGATAGCGTTCAAAACCGGTCCGTTGTAGCAGAGCGTCTTGCCCGAGGCCGTGGGGGTAACGATGACGACATGGCGGTCGGCGAGGATGTGCTCGATCGCCTCAGCCTGGTGCGAATAGGCCTGTGTGATTCCCCGGCGCGCCAAACCCTGCTGCAGACGCTCGTCCAGCGCGCCAGGGAACGGGACGAGCCGCGCCTCGGCAGCCGGGTCGCGACGGATGGCGGTTACGGCGGCGTTCCCGCCCCGAACGACCAGCGCCTGGCCCAGGTCCGGGACATGGGGCCCCAGACGATCCACCGCCTCCGCCAGCGCGCGAT
This window of the Luteitalea sp. genome carries:
- a CDS encoding DEAD/DEAH box helicase codes for the protein MSSLGLARQHGDKDRALAEAVDRLGPHVPDLGQALVVRGGNAAVTAIRRDPAAEARLVPFPGALDERLQQGLARRGITQAYSHQAEAIEHILADRHVVIVTPTASGKTLCYNGPVLNAILRDASARALYLFPTKALAQDQLAELHGLASLVGDGADMEIGVHTYDGDTPQDARRSIRTKAHVVLSNPDMLHSGILPHHPRWAKLFENLRYVVIDELHAYRGVFGSHLANIMRRLQRICRHYGSSPVFICASATIANPRELASRLTDREFVLVDQNGAPHGEKLFVFVNPPVVNAQLGIRRSYLAETRRAALEFLKRHLQIIVFAQSRLATEILTTYLKDAVPGLPGTVDPVRGYRGGYLPQRRREIERGLRDGVVRAVVSTNALELGIDIGALDVCVMAGYPGTIASTWQRAGRAGRRSGRSAAVLVASSAPLDQFIVRHPDYFFESSPEHALVNPDNPHIFVDHLKCAAFELPFSTDEQFGGTTAPTQDVLGVLAEEGFVHEADGRWHWTDESYPADAVSLRSVSSDNFVVVDTTGAAPQVIGETDYTSAFSTLHEKAIYIVEGQLYQVERLDIEGRKAYVRDVDCDYYTDAITYTKVTILDEAEESTVTAASHAHGDVHVVSRVVGFKKIRFYTSENVGSGELDLPEQPMHTTSYWLRIPGEVLGSLPYSADDRRDGVGGLATAMRAIAQLLLMCDRQDLGLSIDSGGPGTGGAEAYVFLYDNYPGGIGLSTPLFQMRERVLTDARDLVRSCPCETGCPSCVGPVGELGPRAKQVALELLDRLMDMNQDARDAIPF